The window CGACGACGACTGAGCGGATCCTCTATTACACCGGCAAGTCCTACAAGATCGGTGAGGTGCACGACGGCGCCGCGACCATGGATTTCATGGAGCAGGAAGCCGAGCGCGGCATCACCATCACGTCGGCCGCGACGACCTGCTTCTGGCCGGGGCGTGACGGGCGTATGCGTCGCCTGAACATCATCGACACCCCAGGCCACGTCGACTTCACCATTGAAGTCGAGCGTTCGCTGCGCGTGCTCGACGGCGCCGTGTGCGTGCTCGATAGCAACCAGGGCGTCGAGCCGCAGACCGAGACCGTCTGGCGTCAGGGCGACAAGTACGGCGTGCCGCGCATCATCTTCGCCAACAAGATGGATAAGACCGGCGCCGACTTCTACATGTGCGTCAACGACATCAAAGAGAAGCTCGGCGCCAAGCCGGTTCCGATTCAGCTGCCCATCGGCTCGGAGAGCAATTTCGCCGGCGTCATCGACCTCATCACCATGAAGGCCTACGTCTGGGACGGCGACGGCAAGGACGCCAAGATGTCCATTCAGGAGATTCCTGAGGACATGAAGGAGCGCGCCGCCGAGTATCGCGCCGGCATGATCGAAGCTGCCGTCGACATGGAAGACGAGGCCATGGAAGCCTACCTCGAGGGCAAGGAGCCCGACGAGGACACGCTGCGCCGTCTGATCCGCAAGGCGACCGTTAAGGCTGCCTTCTATCCGATGATGTGCGGCTCGGCATTCAAGAACAAGGGCGTTCAGCCGCTGCTCGACGCCGTCGTCGACTTCCTGCCCTCGCCCGCCGATCGTGAGGCGTTCAAGGGCATCGACCCCAAGAACGGCGAGCCGCTGCTGCGCATGCCGATCGATGAGGATCCGCTGTCGCTTCTGGCATTCAAGATCATGAGCTTCGAGCACGTCGGCTCGATCACGTTCTGCCGCATCTATTCGGGCAAGATCAACAGCGGCATGGCGCTGACCAACACCACGCGCGACAAGAAAGAGCGCGTCGGCCGCATGTACCTGATGCACGCCGCAGATCGCGAAGAGATCAAGGAAGCATTCGCCGGCGACATCGTTGCACTCTCGGGTCTCAAGGACACGCGCACGGGCGAGACTCTGTGCGATCCGAACAAGCCGGTGCTGCTCGAGAAGATGGAGTTCCCGAACCCCGTCATCGAGATGAAGATCGAGCCGAAGACGAAGGCCGATCAAGAGAAGATGTCGATGGCGCTGTCGACGATGGCCATCGAGGATCCTTCTTTCCGCGTTTCGGTCGACCATGAGTCGGGAGAGACCATCCTCAAGGGCATGGGCGAGCTGCATCTCGACATCAAGGTCGACATCCTGCGGCGCACCTACGGCGTCGACGCCAACGTCGGCGCTCCGCAGGTCGCCTACCGCGAGACGCTCGTGCGCGCGACGGAAGTCGACTACACGCACAAGAAGCAGACCGGCGGCACGGGTCAGTTCGCCCGCGTCAAGCTGCGGATCGAGCCGAACGAGACGGGCAAGGGTAACGAGTTCGAGTCCGAGGTCGTCGGCGGCACGGTGCCGAAGGAGTACATCCCCGGCGTCGAGAAGGGCATCAACTCGGTTTGGGAGTCGGGTGTTCTCATCGGCTTCCCGATGGTCGATACCAAGGTCACGCTGTACGACGGCGCCTTCCACGAGGTGGACTCGTCCGCGATCGCCTTCGAAATCGCTTCGCGCTCCGCGCTGCGGGAAGGCTGCGACAAGGCCGGCGTGAAGCTGCTCGAGCCGGTGATGGATGTCGAGGTGGTGACGCCGGGCGATTTCGTCGGCAGCGTCATCGGCGACATCAACAGCCGCCGTGGTCAGATCCGCAACCAGGAGATGCGTGGCAACGCCACCGTCATCCGCGCCTACGTACCGCTCGCCAACATGTTCGGCTACGTGAGCCAGCTGCGGTCCATGAGCCAGGGACGTGCGTCCTACACCATGCAGTTCGCCCACTATGCGGACGTGCCGCGCAACGTGGCGGACGAGGTGAAGGCCAAGTACGCCTGATAACGACAATAGAATGAGGCGTGCCGTCAGGCGCGCCGAGTAACAGAAGAGACGGGACCCCAAGGGGTCCGACAACTGAAGTGGAGAGCCACGATGGCCAAGGCAAAATTCGAGCGGAACAAGCCGCACTGCAATATCGGCACGATCGGCCACGTCGATCACGGCAAGACGTCTCTGACGGCCGCGATCACGAAGATTCTCGCCGAGTCCGGCAAGGCGCAGTACACCGCTTACGATCAGATCGACAAAGCCCCCGAGG of the Hyphomicrobium album genome contains:
- the fusA gene encoding elongation factor G yields the protein MAREYDIKDYRNFGIMAHIDAGKTTTTERILYYTGKSYKIGEVHDGAATMDFMEQEAERGITITSAATTCFWPGRDGRMRRLNIIDTPGHVDFTIEVERSLRVLDGAVCVLDSNQGVEPQTETVWRQGDKYGVPRIIFANKMDKTGADFYMCVNDIKEKLGAKPVPIQLPIGSESNFAGVIDLITMKAYVWDGDGKDAKMSIQEIPEDMKERAAEYRAGMIEAAVDMEDEAMEAYLEGKEPDEDTLRRLIRKATVKAAFYPMMCGSAFKNKGVQPLLDAVVDFLPSPADREAFKGIDPKNGEPLLRMPIDEDPLSLLAFKIMSFEHVGSITFCRIYSGKINSGMALTNTTRDKKERVGRMYLMHAADREEIKEAFAGDIVALSGLKDTRTGETLCDPNKPVLLEKMEFPNPVIEMKIEPKTKADQEKMSMALSTMAIEDPSFRVSVDHESGETILKGMGELHLDIKVDILRRTYGVDANVGAPQVAYRETLVRATEVDYTHKKQTGGTGQFARVKLRIEPNETGKGNEFESEVVGGTVPKEYIPGVEKGINSVWESGVLIGFPMVDTKVTLYDGAFHEVDSSAIAFEIASRSALREGCDKAGVKLLEPVMDVEVVTPGDFVGSVIGDINSRRGQIRNQEMRGNATVIRAYVPLANMFGYVSQLRSMSQGRASYTMQFAHYADVPRNVADEVKAKYA